CGCACGCACCTCATCGCTCATCTCGGTTACGGCGTCCACCTGCGGCGGCCACCAGACGTCGCCGTCGAGCACCGCGCGTACGGCCTGCTGCAGGGTGGTCAGTTCGCTGGATTTAGGGATGAAGCCGCTGGCGCCGAATTCGCGAGAGCGCTGCACCACTGCCGCGTCTTCCTGGGCCGACACCATCACCACGGGAATCTGCGGATACTGCCCGCGCAGCAGCACCAGGCCGGAGAAGCCGTAGGCACCGGGCATGTTCAGATCCAGCAGGACCAGATCCCAATCTGACTTTTCATTCAACCTGGCTTCCAGCTCCGCGATGCTAGCCGCCTCCACCAGTCGAGCATCGGGTCCCAGGCCAAGGGTAAGGGCCTGGTGCAGGGCACCACGGAACAACGGGTGATCGTCAGCGATCAGGATCTCGTAGGAAGCCATGAAAATTCCTTGAAAGCCGCGCCTGGGGTCTTGCCGTGGGTAACAGCCTGCCTGCGCGGGAAGGTCGAGCATGGATAGGACACTGCCAGTGCATTGTACGCAAAGACAGCCCCCGGTGTCCGCGCCAATGCGAGGGAGTCGACCCTGTCACTGCGCCCGCTGGCAAGGCATGCCCCTTTCCAACGGGCCGGGCTTGCGGCAGAGTTCCGCTCTTTTCCCGCCGTTCGAGAACAACAAGATGAAAAGCCACGCCTTGCGCGCCGATATCCTGATGCTGATTACCGCGATGATCTGGGGGGTATCCTTCGTCGCACAGCGCCTGGGAATGGACGCCATCGGCCCGTTCCTCTATACCGGCCTGCGTTTCGCGCTCGGCGCGCTGGTGCTGCTGCCGCTGCTGGCCTGGTCGAGCAAGCGCGGCGCCCAGCCGTTCAACCGTGGCCTGCTGCTGGCGGGCCTGGCAATCGGCATCGCTCTGACCCTGGGGATCAATCTGCAACAGGTCGGCCTGCTGTTCACCAGCGTCACCAACTCCGGATTCATCACCGGCCTGTACGTGATCATCGTGCCGCTGCTGGGGCTGTTCCTGGGCCATCGCACCGGCCTGGGTACCTGGCTCGGCGCGGCCCTTGCGGTGATCGGCATGGCGATGCTCAGCATCGGTCCGAACTTCCACGTCGCCTCCGGCGACTGGCTGCAACTCACCGGCGCACTGGTCTGGGGTTGCCACGTACTGCTGGTGGGCCTCTTCGCCAGCCGCTACGACCCGATTCGCCTGGCCTTCCTGCAATTCGTGACCTGTTCGGTGGTCAGCCTGGCCCTGGCGGTGATTTTCGAAGAAATCCACTGGGACGCCATCGCCCAGGCCGGCCCTGCGCTGCTCTATGGCGGCCTGCTCGGAGTCGGTACCGGCTTCACCCTGCAAGTAGTGGCGCAGAAGCACGCCATCGCGTCGCATGCGGCGATCATCCTCTCGCTGGAAGCGGTGTTCGCTGCCATCGCCGGCGCCGTCTTCCTCGACGAAACGCTGCACATGCGCGGCTACATTGGCTGTGGGCTGATGCTCCTGGGCATGCTGGTAGCACAACTGTGGCCGAAGAAGGCCGAGGCGAAGCCGGCCTGATCTATCGCGCTCCCGGGCATCGACTCGGGAGCGTTTCAGGCAGCGCCCCGTCTAGGAATCAGAGCGCCGGGTGAACGGCATCAGTGCCTGATGCGCCGGGCTCTGCTGGTCCAGTGGCTGCTGGCACTTGGAGCCCAGGTAGCGTTCGCTGAACACATCCAGATAGGCATCCAGCGCATCGCCGGCGCGGCGGTCGCCTGCCAGCCCCAGGCACAGCGCTGCGACTTCCGCGGTGCACAGATGCTCGTCGAACTTGGAACGGCGCAGGCGATAGCGCGACAGTGCATCCGGCGTGATGCTCAGCACCGGGAAACGGTCCAGGTACGGGCTCTTGCGGAACATCTTGCGCGCCTCGTTCCAGGTCGCATCCAGCAGGATGAACAGCGGCCGCCTGCCCGCCTCGGGCAGCACCTCGGTGACTACCCGCTCCGGCTGCACGAACTCGCCGGGAAACACCACATACGGCTGCCACTGCGGATCATCGAGCAGCGCCAGCAGGGCCGGGTCGACCTCGATGCGCGACCATCCAAAGGCCCAGGTATCGGGAACCGTTTCGGCGATCAACCAGCCGGTATTGCTGGGTTTGAGCGGCTCGGTGTCGAACATCACCAGGCACATCCCAGCATTGGCCTCTACCTGCGGGCGCAGGCCGCACATGCAGTAGTTCGGCCGCAAGCGGCAGCCTGGGCAACGCGGCGAGCGCGAACCACGGGCCACGAACGGCTTGACGCAACGGGCAAGCCGTTCGTCGCGAAGACGGGCAACGGCGTGGCTCATGAGTGCGCCTCCAGGAAGCGAACAGGCGATCGGAACATCGGGGACTCGGACAGCAGAAGGGGAGCGGATTGCTGATTGTAACAGAGCTGCTACGCCGCTCCGCCGCAAGGCGCGCGCAGCGCGTCGTCACTGCGACAATAGATTCTCGGCACGGGAGCGCTTTTCAGGGACAATGGCGGGCTGGAACAACCGGCGAACCCCAGCAGGTCCGTACGGTCGATATCGGCAACATTGTCAGGAGATGCCCATGCTGCGCCTCACCGCCCTCGCCCTCTGCCTCGCCCTTCCCGCAGCGCACGCCGCTTCGCTCAAGAACTACGAACTGTCCCAGATGCTGGACAAGGTCGCCAAGGAAAGCAGCGAAGGCACTCCGCGCGCGATCAATGAGGACATCCTCGACCAGGGCTACACCGTCGATGGCAATCAACTGATCAACCACCTCAGCGTCCGCGCCAGCCACGCCGAGCGCATGCGCGCCAATCCGGACAGCGTACGCAGCCAGTTGGGCGACAGCGTCTGCAGCAACACCGGCTACCGCCAGTTGCTGGCCAAGGGCGCGATCCTCACTTACAGCTTCACCGAGTACAAGACCAACGCCCCGGTAGCCACCGAGCGCTTCGACGCCGGCAGTTGCAAGATCAAGCCGCAGAAGTAACTCCCCTCCACATGCTCGACAAACTGCAGTTGCTGAAGATCGCACGCACCCCGATGCCCTTCGGCAAATACCAGGGGCGCATGCTGGTGGACCTGCCGGAAGAATACCTGCTGTGGTTCCACCGCAAGGGCGAGTTTCCCAAGGGTGAGTTGGGCCAACTGATGCAATTGACCCTCGAGCTCAAGATCGACGGCCTCGACGGCCTGATCAAACCGCTGAAACGCTGACACCGGGCAACCGCGCAGACGGTTGCCCGGATCGCTTCAGCGCAGCAACGCCGGATCGCCCTTGCCCGCCACCGCAGCCGCTTCGTCGGGCGTCAGAAGCGCGGTACGCGGTACATCCATCAGCCGTGCACAGGCAGCCAGCACATTGGCCCAGCTTGCGCGGTTGGCGAACAGCATGCCG
The Pseudomonas triclosanedens DNA segment above includes these coding regions:
- the erdR gene encoding response regulator transcription factor ErdR, giving the protein MASYEILIADDHPLFRGALHQALTLGLGPDARLVEAASIAELEARLNEKSDWDLVLLDLNMPGAYGFSGLVLLRGQYPQIPVVMVSAQEDAAVVQRSREFGASGFIPKSSELTTLQQAVRAVLDGDVWWPPQVDAVTEMSDEVRAASAGLSSLTPQQFRVLTMVCEGLLNKQIAFELNVSEATVKAHVTAIFRKLNVRTRTQAALLLQQMETVPGA
- a CDS encoding DUF3820 family protein, with the translated sequence MLDKLQLLKIARTPMPFGKYQGRMLVDLPEEYLLWFHRKGEFPKGELGQLMQLTLELKIDGLDGLIKPLKR
- a CDS encoding DMT family transporter; translation: MKSHALRADILMLITAMIWGVSFVAQRLGMDAIGPFLYTGLRFALGALVLLPLLAWSSKRGAQPFNRGLLLAGLAIGIALTLGINLQQVGLLFTSVTNSGFITGLYVIIVPLLGLFLGHRTGLGTWLGAALAVIGMAMLSIGPNFHVASGDWLQLTGALVWGCHVLLVGLFASRYDPIRLAFLQFVTCSVVSLALAVIFEEIHWDAIAQAGPALLYGGLLGVGTGFTLQVVAQKHAIASHAAIILSLEAVFAAIAGAVFLDETLHMRGYIGCGLMLLGMLVAQLWPKKAEAKPA
- a CDS encoding tRNA-uridine aminocarboxypropyltransferase, with product MSHAVARLRDERLARCVKPFVARGSRSPRCPGCRLRPNYCMCGLRPQVEANAGMCLVMFDTEPLKPSNTGWLIAETVPDTWAFGWSRIEVDPALLALLDDPQWQPYVVFPGEFVQPERVVTEVLPEAGRRPLFILLDATWNEARKMFRKSPYLDRFPVLSITPDALSRYRLRRSKFDEHLCTAEVAALCLGLAGDRRAGDALDAYLDVFSERYLGSKCQQPLDQQSPAHQALMPFTRRSDS
- a CDS encoding quorum-sensing-regulated virulence factor family protein; this translates as MLRLTALALCLALPAAHAASLKNYELSQMLDKVAKESSEGTPRAINEDILDQGYTVDGNQLINHLSVRASHAERMRANPDSVRSQLGDSVCSNTGYRQLLAKGAILTYSFTEYKTNAPVATERFDAGSCKIKPQK